One window of the Candidatus Binatia bacterium genome contains the following:
- the rimP gene encoding ribosome maturation factor RimP has product MSVDPVVARVWEMASSVAAGEGMEIVDIEFRPEGSRGGRVLRLYLDKEGGPSLEDLTRVSRQLSELLDDSPDVPGPFTLEVSSPGINRALKKVEHFVRFVGKKVRVRTRDPIEGRRSFLGMLKEVMKDEIVVALEGREYRIALSQIEKANYEHEWGA; this is encoded by the coding sequence ATGAGTGTCGATCCAGTCGTGGCGCGGGTGTGGGAGATGGCGTCCTCGGTGGCGGCGGGTGAGGGGATGGAGATCGTGGACATCGAGTTCCGGCCCGAGGGGAGCCGAGGGGGCAGGGTGCTGCGATTGTACCTGGACAAGGAGGGCGGGCCGAGCCTTGAGGATCTGACGCGCGTAAGCCGGCAGTTGAGCGAGCTGCTCGACGACAGCCCGGACGTGCCCGGTCCTTTTACCTTGGAAGTTTCCTCTCCGGGCATCAACCGTGCGCTCAAGAAGGTCGAACATTTTGTCCGGTTTGTGGGAAAGAAAGTTCGCGTCCGGACGCGGGATCCGATCGAAGGAAGAAGATCGTTTCTGGGCATGCTCAAGGAAGTCATGAAAGACGAAATCGTAGTCGCGCTCGAAGGCCGCGAATATCGCATCGCGCTTTCTCAAATCGAAAAGGCGAACTACGAGCACGAGTGGGGTGCTTAA
- the nusA gene encoding transcription termination factor NusA, producing the protein MQQDLNRVIEQVSKEKGIDKTILISALENAMVSAAKKTFGHQRKIEAQFNPEIGEVELFEAKTVVEAVQDAATEITLDEARESLDPEAQVGDELLSKLDTTSFGRIAAQAAKQNIVQRVRDAEREIIYNDFKGRENQLVNGIVQRFEKKNIIVNLGKTDAILPEKEQVPRERYRQGDRIRGYIVSVEMTSRGPQIVLSRTHPGMLIKLFEQEVPEIYEGIVEVKGAAREPGGRAKIAVVSNDPDVDPVGACVGMKGTRVQAVVQELRGEKVDIVHWTPDQAEYVCRALAPAKVSKIIIDDDEHGMEVIVPDDQLSLAIGKRGQNVRLASRLSGWKLDVRSESEMEDETRRARVSLGAIPGVNDMVAELLYQAGFKSAEELAEADLETILDVDGIGQEKAEAIYKSSREYVAEKQKREAEEAEAKAKADAEAAEAPAEPGAESGEQAPSAGQTPSAGQTPSAENDK; encoded by the coding sequence ATGCAGCAGGATTTAAATCGAGTCATCGAGCAGGTCAGCAAAGAAAAAGGGATCGACAAGACGATTCTTATCAGCGCCCTGGAAAACGCCATGGTATCGGCGGCCAAGAAGACCTTCGGCCATCAGCGGAAGATCGAGGCCCAGTTCAATCCTGAGATCGGCGAGGTCGAGCTGTTCGAGGCCAAAACCGTAGTCGAAGCCGTGCAGGACGCGGCGACCGAGATCACGCTCGACGAAGCCCGGGAGTCGCTCGATCCCGAGGCGCAGGTCGGCGACGAGCTGCTCAGCAAGCTCGACACGACTTCGTTCGGCCGCATCGCCGCGCAGGCGGCCAAGCAGAACATCGTCCAGCGGGTCAGGGACGCCGAGCGCGAGATCATCTACAACGATTTCAAGGGGCGCGAGAACCAGCTCGTCAACGGCATCGTGCAGCGCTTCGAGAAGAAAAACATCATCGTCAACCTGGGCAAGACCGACGCGATCCTTCCGGAAAAGGAACAGGTGCCGCGCGAGCGCTATCGCCAGGGCGATCGCATCCGCGGCTACATCGTCAGCGTCGAGATGACCAGCCGCGGGCCGCAGATCGTTCTGTCGCGCACGCACCCCGGCATGCTGATCAAGCTCTTCGAGCAGGAAGTCCCGGAAATCTACGAGGGTATCGTCGAAGTGAAGGGCGCCGCGCGCGAGCCCGGAGGGCGGGCCAAGATCGCGGTCGTCTCCAACGATCCGGACGTCGATCCGGTCGGCGCCTGCGTCGGCATGAAAGGAACGCGGGTCCAGGCGGTGGTGCAGGAACTGCGCGGCGAGAAAGTCGACATCGTCCACTGGACGCCGGACCAGGCGGAGTACGTGTGCCGCGCGCTCGCGCCCGCGAAGGTGTCGAAGATCATCATCGACGACGACGAGCACGGCATGGAAGTCATCGTCCCCGACGATCAGCTATCGCTGGCGATCGGCAAGCGCGGACAGAACGTCCGCCTGGCCTCGCGCTTGAGCGGCTGGAAGCTCGACGTACGGAGCGAGTCCGAGATGGAAGACGAGACGCGCCGGGCGCGGGTCTCGCTCGGAGCGATTCCGGGCGTCAACGACATGGTGGCCGAGCTGCTCTACCAGGCCGGCTTCAAGTCCGCCGAAGAATTGGCCGAAGCGGACCTGGAAACGATTCTCGACGTCGACGGCATCGGCCAGGAAAAAGCCGAAGCCATCTACAAATCGAGCCGGGAATATGTAGCGGAAAAGCAGAAAAGAGAGGCGGAGGAAGCGGAAGCCAAGGCGAAGGCGGATGCCGAGGCCGCGGAGGCGCCTGCCGAACCGGGGGCGGAAAGCGGAGAGCAGGCGCCGTCAGCGGGTCAGACGCCGTCAGCAGGTCAGACGCCGTCAGCAGAGAATGACAAGTAA
- a CDS encoding YlxR family protein yields MTSKCPQRTCLGCGKADDQTALLRIVIQNGELEVSRLAKGRGGYVHKTETCWDLFLRRKSVVRAFRAEVGRPVKERLISSLRARRRE; encoded by the coding sequence ATGACAAGTAAATGTCCGCAGCGGACTTGCCTCGGCTGCGGCAAAGCGGATGACCAAACGGCGCTGCTGCGCATTGTGATTCAGAACGGAGAGCTTGAAGTGAGCCGGCTGGCAAAGGGGAGAGGCGGCTACGTGCACAAAACGGAAACCTGTTGGGATTTATTTTTGCGCAGGAAGAGCGTGGTCCGAGCCTTTCGCGCGGAAGTCGGAAGACCGGTCAAAGAGCGGTTGATTTCTAGTCTGCGCGCGCGCCGCCGGGAATAA